Proteins found in one Maridesulfovibrio sp. genomic segment:
- a CDS encoding glycosyltransferase, whose amino-acid sequence MPAPLISVCSFCYNRKEFIPDLISSILSQLTDECEFIIVDDGSTDGTDEICKAEERIRYFWQENQGRPVARNKCLELARGEYVIWVGSDDQLAPRIIAHYLNKIKNKPQCDIITGAILVSNARLQPLERRSAPLWVEQPDQLVPAMVFKDWISDGGTLVRRELYSIYGGYDPDFKVCQDYEWFSRIVGNARICHTPADMLLWRIHNSGRAGDKDLSPYESEVSARIIRRVGLKRACPDVGWGRLPDHLAEAAACLKLGMRFIELTDARRCKRLFSHAANLAKGTDLASTAHEFLVQALKIEQEVPSKPEVVALPTDPLERLIQN is encoded by the coding sequence ATGCCTGCCCCGCTGATCTCAGTATGTAGCTTCTGCTATAACCGCAAAGAGTTTATTCCTGATCTTATCTCCTCCATATTAAGCCAGCTTACTGATGAGTGCGAATTTATTATTGTGGATGACGGCTCCACTGACGGCACGGATGAAATCTGTAAGGCAGAGGAAAGGATTCGTTATTTTTGGCAGGAAAATCAGGGGCGTCCGGTTGCCCGTAACAAATGTCTTGAACTTGCAAGGGGCGAGTATGTCATATGGGTTGGCTCAGATGATCAACTTGCACCTAGAATCATCGCTCACTATCTGAATAAAATCAAAAACAAGCCCCAGTGTGATATTATTACCGGTGCCATTCTGGTTAGCAATGCTCGATTGCAACCGCTGGAACGACGTTCTGCTCCATTATGGGTAGAGCAGCCGGATCAATTGGTTCCGGCAATGGTTTTTAAGGATTGGATCTCTGATGGAGGCACACTTGTGCGCAGGGAACTGTACTCCATATATGGGGGCTATGATCCTGATTTCAAAGTCTGTCAGGATTATGAATGGTTTTCACGAATTGTCGGTAATGCTCGGATCTGCCATACTCCGGCAGATATGCTGCTTTGGCGTATCCACAATTCTGGGCGTGCCGGAGATAAGGATTTGAGTCCATATGAATCAGAAGTTTCTGCCAGAATTATACGCAGAGTCGGTTTGAAACGGGCCTGCCCTGACGTAGGTTGGGGACGCTTGCCGGATCATCTGGCAGAGGCGGCAGCCTGCCTGAAGCTGGGGATGCGTTTTATTGAATTGACGGATGCTCGTAGGTGTAAACGCTTGTTTAGCCATGCTGCTAACTTGGCTAAAGGGACTGATCTGGCTTCAACTGCTCATGAATTTCTTGTTCAGGCCTTGAAGATAGAACAGGAAGTTCCATCTAAACCGGAGGTTGTTGCTCTTCCTACCGATCCTCTTGAAAGGCTGATCCAAAACTAA
- a CDS encoding glycosyltransferase family 2 protein has translation MINVSIVVPVYNAESHLPRFVQSMQQQTLENFEVIFVDDTSTDNGPALLEKVCNKDKRFRLIRHEKNMGAGAARNTGIKAAKGQTLCFADPDDLLPEHSLEVRFDAYKKHNAIVRACHQEVTDTGEIINNEQRPVNFPELCNPAEAASKFGVSPFLCAHWTWLFPTKMVQRLGIFNEEGIRTAEDIIFLIRMFFHISRMVWIDDTVYYWMKRTDSLSTTVYSASHYLDYLLCVDIFYNEAAQHKKLSLADSFCDDYFACYLPHMLIQVAHKKSNAQDVAVVLEAAEQICARHDVFKRCLQRTLAEPLHYPGLFRMLRIIHGKGQGKSPLQRLFDSHNELATIYKSAQES, from the coding sequence ATGATAAATGTCTCAATAGTTGTTCCGGTGTACAACGCAGAATCCCACCTGCCTCGATTTGTACAGAGCATGCAGCAACAGACACTTGAAAATTTTGAAGTAATTTTTGTTGACGACACCTCCACAGATAACGGCCCCGCTCTATTGGAAAAAGTATGTAATAAAGACAAACGATTCCGTTTAATCCGTCATGAGAAAAATATGGGAGCCGGAGCGGCACGGAATACAGGAATAAAAGCAGCCAAAGGACAAACCTTATGCTTTGCTGACCCGGACGACCTGCTGCCTGAACATTCACTGGAAGTTCGTTTCGATGCTTACAAAAAACATAATGCTATCGTCCGCGCATGCCACCAAGAAGTCACGGACACAGGAGAAATAATCAATAATGAGCAACGACCTGTAAACTTCCCAGAACTATGCAATCCCGCCGAAGCAGCGTCCAAATTCGGAGTTAGTCCCTTTCTTTGTGCTCACTGGACTTGGCTGTTCCCGACAAAGATGGTGCAACGCTTAGGCATCTTTAACGAAGAGGGAATTCGTACAGCGGAAGATATTATCTTTCTGATACGCATGTTTTTCCATATTTCAAGAATGGTCTGGATTGATGATACGGTATACTACTGGATGAAACGAACTGATTCTCTCTCCACAACTGTATATTCCGCCAGTCATTATCTGGACTATCTGCTTTGTGTAGACATTTTTTATAATGAAGCCGCCCAGCATAAAAAACTTTCTCTGGCCGATAGTTTTTGTGATGACTATTTTGCCTGTTATCTACCGCACATGCTTATTCAAGTCGCCCATAAAAAAAGTAATGCACAAGATGTCGCTGTAGTATTGGAAGCAGCCGAACAGATCTGCGCCCGGCACGATGTTTTCAAACGCTGTCTGCAACGGACTCTGGCTGAACCGTTACACTACCCCGGACTGTTCCGCATGCTGCGAATCATCCACGGTAAAGGGCAGGGAAAATCTCCATTACAACGTCTCTTCGACAGCCACAATGAACTGGCCACCATTTACAAATCGGCACAGGAGTCCTGA
- the wecB gene encoding non-hydrolyzing UDP-N-acetylglucosamine 2-epimerase, with protein sequence MKNIVTIVGARPQFIKAAPLGMALAKVENFRHRLIHTGQHFDANMSEIFFKELGIQAPEFNLGINGKTHGVLTGRILEALDEILPQLKADMVIIYGDTDSTLAGCLSAVKMHIPVAHVEAGLRSFNRKMPEEINRVLVDHASDILLCPSVEAMSNLEKEGIISKAHIVGDVMYDMCLMASQKAGNISTILEELELKQNNYSLATIHRAENTESKETLEAVISFLKEAARNKPIILPLHPRTRIAAERFGVSLAGLTTIDPVGYFDMIQLLQHANILYTDSGGLQKESFFLQIPCVTLRGETEWVETIKAGYNRLWQTPEFLPRQKIAPYGDGHAAAKIVEVIKHTL encoded by the coding sequence ATGAAAAACATTGTAACTATAGTGGGGGCGCGGCCTCAATTCATCAAGGCAGCCCCTCTGGGAATGGCATTGGCTAAAGTTGAAAACTTTCGCCACAGACTTATCCATACGGGACAGCACTTTGATGCCAACATGTCGGAAATTTTCTTCAAAGAACTGGGTATTCAGGCTCCTGAATTCAACCTCGGTATCAACGGCAAAACCCATGGAGTGCTCACCGGACGCATTTTAGAAGCCCTTGATGAAATTCTACCTCAGCTAAAAGCGGACATGGTCATTATCTACGGAGATACCGACAGCACCCTCGCCGGATGCCTGAGTGCTGTAAAAATGCATATTCCCGTGGCCCACGTTGAAGCAGGTTTACGTTCATTCAACCGTAAAATGCCCGAAGAAATAAACCGTGTCCTTGTAGATCATGCCAGCGACATCCTGCTCTGCCCTTCGGTGGAAGCAATGAGTAACTTGGAGAAAGAAGGCATTATAAGCAAAGCGCACATAGTTGGAGACGTGATGTACGACATGTGTCTCATGGCATCACAAAAAGCCGGAAACATATCCACAATACTTGAAGAGCTGGAACTAAAACAAAACAACTATTCTCTGGCAACAATTCACCGGGCAGAAAACACCGAATCAAAAGAAACTCTTGAAGCCGTCATTTCTTTCCTTAAAGAAGCTGCAAGGAACAAACCGATCATTTTGCCCCTTCACCCAAGAACCCGTATTGCAGCCGAGCGTTTTGGAGTTTCCCTTGCCGGATTAACAACAATTGATCCGGTTGGCTATTTTGACATGATCCAACTTCTCCAGCATGCAAACATCCTCTATACGGATTCTGGAGGGCTGCAAAAAGAGTCTTTTTTCCTGCAAATTCCATGTGTTACACTCAGGGGAGAAACAGAATGGGTGGAAACCATAAAAGCCGGCTACAACAGATTATGGCAGACACCGGAGTTTCTTCCTCGACAGAAAATTGCACCTTACGGGGATGGACACGCGGCAGCCAAGATTGTTGAAGTAATAAAACACACGCTTTAG
- a CDS encoding radical SAM protein, producing the protein MNFPKRITLEFTNFCNLRCVFCPRRYMEKETGFMDVELARKLISEISLHAPVVIVPFFRGESLTHPHWDTLFEMLHEHGLDKIQMATNASLLTEEKAKHILSLGVETLSFSMDTLNPELYRKLRGCDYDVSLNNVLRLLELRKAVKGKKHIKTVQVSAVKTVDNAHEIDDFISFWSDKVDRVRIYPEHSTDGCPGSLPSRKDVDRKPCNKVYEDMVIYWNGDIGLCNHDWTRLVTGQHIGSVKEKSIQEVWQSPAYKAIREAHESCDLRDVSPCEHCQHWVDEPVGLLVENA; encoded by the coding sequence ATGAATTTCCCAAAACGTATTACATTGGAGTTTACCAATTTTTGTAATTTGCGTTGCGTGTTTTGTCCGCGAAGATACATGGAAAAAGAGACGGGATTTATGGACGTTGAGCTTGCCCGCAAGCTGATCTCGGAAATAAGTTTACATGCTCCTGTCGTCATCGTCCCTTTTTTTCGTGGAGAGAGCCTGACTCATCCCCACTGGGATACTTTGTTTGAAATGCTACATGAACATGGTTTAGACAAAATTCAAATGGCTACAAATGCAAGCCTGCTTACTGAAGAAAAGGCAAAACATATATTGTCGCTGGGCGTAGAAACCCTGTCTTTTTCAATGGATACATTAAATCCTGAACTGTATCGGAAGCTGCGTGGGTGCGATTATGACGTCAGTCTTAATAATGTGTTGCGACTTTTGGAATTGAGAAAAGCGGTTAAGGGTAAAAAACATATTAAGACAGTACAGGTCTCCGCGGTTAAAACTGTCGATAATGCACATGAAATAGATGATTTTATTTCTTTCTGGAGCGATAAAGTGGACCGTGTGCGTATTTACCCTGAGCACTCAACTGACGGATGTCCTGGCAGCCTTCCTAGTAGGAAAGATGTTGATCGTAAACCATGTAATAAGGTATATGAAGATATGGTGATCTATTGGAACGGTGACATAGGGTTATGTAACCATGATTGGACGAGATTAGTGACTGGTCAGCATATCGGTTCTGTAAAAGAAAAGTCTATTCAGGAAGTGTGGCAGTCTCCTGCATACAAGGCTATACGTGAGGCCCATGAGTCCTGTGATTTGCGGGATGTGTCTCCTTGCGAGCATTGTCAGCATTGGGTTGATGAGCCGGTAGGGCTACTTGTCGAGAATGCTTGA
- a CDS encoding Gfo/Idh/MocA family oxidoreductase has translation MTKNIAVIGTGYWGKNLVRNFYQLGSLRVMCDNTPDTLAAMAKQYEGVETTTSYQHILENNHVEGIVIATPAETHFKLVEEALQAGKDVYVEKPLVLNESDGEKLIALAKEKKRILMVGHLLHYHPAFIRLKEMARAGDLGRINYIYSNRLNLGKIRREENILFSFAPHDVSMILSLAGELPASVIATGGNYLHKKIADVTTTHLDFSSGLKAHIFVSWLHPFKEQKLVVVGDKKMAVFDDTLPWEEKLLVYPHSIEWKDGSPVPHKVEADKIIIEEKEPLRSECAYFMDCIASRKEPYTNGEEGLNVLKVLNAAQRSMNEKGSAITLSPKPVKGEWYAHETAIIDPGVTIGANTKIWHFSHILGEVTIGERVSIGQNVVIGPDVSIGNGCKIQNNVSVYKGVILEEDVFCGPSMVFTNVFNPRAHIRRMDELRPTLVKKGATLGANSTIVCGVTIGQYAMIGAGAVITKDVKPNALMVGTPARQTGWVCDCGVKLDDTLCCKSCNMQYQKEDNGIAKPQ, from the coding sequence GTGACAAAGAATATTGCCGTAATCGGGACCGGATATTGGGGCAAAAACCTTGTTCGTAATTTTTATCAACTCGGCTCCCTGCGTGTAATGTGCGACAATACACCCGACACTCTCGCCGCGATGGCTAAACAATATGAAGGAGTGGAAACAACTACCTCCTACCAACATATTCTGGAGAACAATCACGTTGAAGGCATCGTTATAGCCACCCCTGCTGAAACACATTTCAAGCTAGTGGAAGAGGCTCTTCAAGCCGGAAAAGATGTTTATGTAGAGAAACCTTTGGTTTTAAATGAATCAGACGGCGAAAAACTAATCGCACTTGCAAAAGAAAAAAAACGTATACTTATGGTCGGCCATTTATTACACTACCATCCGGCATTTATCCGACTTAAAGAAATGGCGAGAGCAGGAGATCTTGGCCGTATCAACTACATCTATTCTAACAGGCTCAACCTCGGAAAAATACGCCGGGAAGAAAATATCCTTTTTTCCTTTGCCCCTCACGATGTTTCAATGATCCTTTCCTTAGCCGGAGAATTACCTGCATCAGTCATTGCAACAGGTGGAAACTACCTACATAAAAAAATCGCGGATGTAACTACTACACATCTGGATTTCAGTTCCGGCTTAAAAGCCCACATATTTGTTTCGTGGCTGCATCCCTTCAAAGAGCAGAAACTGGTTGTTGTGGGAGATAAGAAAATGGCTGTGTTTGACGACACACTGCCATGGGAAGAAAAGCTCCTAGTCTACCCACACTCCATTGAGTGGAAAGACGGTTCTCCTGTGCCCCATAAAGTCGAGGCTGATAAAATTATCATCGAAGAAAAAGAGCCTCTACGCTCAGAATGCGCATATTTTATGGACTGTATTGCAAGCAGAAAAGAACCCTACACCAACGGCGAAGAAGGTCTCAATGTCCTGAAAGTGCTCAATGCTGCGCAACGCTCTATGAACGAAAAAGGCAGCGCAATAACCCTCTCCCCCAAACCGGTAAAAGGAGAGTGGTATGCCCATGAAACGGCTATTATTGATCCGGGCGTTACCATCGGCGCCAACACTAAAATATGGCATTTTTCACATATTCTCGGCGAAGTGACTATAGGTGAGCGAGTATCAATAGGGCAAAATGTTGTTATCGGGCCGGATGTCTCCATTGGCAACGGCTGCAAAATTCAAAACAACGTCTCCGTATACAAGGGAGTGATCCTTGAAGAGGATGTTTTCTGCGGCCCAAGTATGGTCTTTACCAACGTATTCAATCCTAGGGCGCACATCCGCAGGATGGACGAGTTGCGGCCGACTTTAGTGAAAAAAGGGGCTACACTCGGCGCTAACTCCACAATTGTCTGCGGCGTCACAATCGGACAATATGCAATGATCGGAGCAGGAGCAGTTATAACAAAAGATGTAAAACCAAATGCATTGATGGTTGGCACCCCGGCCCGTCAAACTGGATGGGTATGTGATTGCGGAGTAAAGCTTGACGACACACTGTGCTGCAAATCCTGCAATATGCAATACCAAAAAGAAGACAACGGAATCGCCAAACCCCAATAA
- a CDS encoding CDP-glycerol glycerophosphotransferase family protein, whose product MHPIEAEKANTNMQTQHSHTGTDSFIFSVILVVNNSGPRLNTTFDMIARQTIGFHSHVQIVAVDTGSSEVAQDLLQKWAQNYPDNITYFDMPYASVPSARNRGIAEARGEWLTFFDADTLISTNYFQEFCYFLENSNYKGPILCGNWLRYDEAGGNITGQHERSINCRTSGIVDVKQAPECFISSAAACLFRASSVQDQAVQFGERVPASFCGAHFANLLLLAEGSFSVGVVQEAHYLQSYQGMRTRQEQEVWSDPAHYREQLMFGYLDLVQRYQRSVGTVPDFVQNLIISEMRDYMLRMLGNTIPCELSTQQLNDFFELTRLVLRHVEARRILLYAIPNLDLKTRIAILGAFAGNRFSGMPFVIKEISPDGKEALLIHWSTHESKYILQRGSEPEPITWDKQHRITFNDITLCHEYKCWIPLTDNVSRMMNVDGENISVLCKEALLESLERTEVLQKYYTPTSQCPSRLRDFLEIASNEPPEQFRNAWILMDRVGKADDNAEHLCRWIMREHPDQLVYFVIDRKSRDWLRLQKDGLPLLSYGSIEHLQALSGAQWLISSHVDKPVTDPMQTRDDFGKPSYKVAFLQHGIIKYDLSNWLNEFSINCFVTSAKLEYESMLEGQYKFTQRELTLSGLPRHDTLLRKSESGKKGKIILVCPTWREPLMRTGIQGMSTDEKYLFFKKSDFFKAWDKITSSPTIAKLAGEHKSRVIFLPHPETAPFIHLFRMSERCTAMSWNEVKSVQDLLVASAMVITDYSSLVFDAAYINKPVAYYQFPEYPDFNEGQSRDKNYYDDTKHGFGPVVSSAEEIKNWIAETLHNNCIPQDIYTKRAEDFFTLRDGENCRRVYEAILSRT is encoded by the coding sequence ATGCACCCAATAGAGGCTGAAAAAGCAAACACGAACATGCAGACACAGCATTCTCACACAGGCACAGACTCGTTCATTTTCAGTGTAATCCTTGTCGTCAACAATAGCGGTCCCAGGCTCAACACAACCTTCGACATGATAGCCAGACAGACCATTGGTTTTCATTCACACGTACAGATCGTTGCAGTGGATACCGGCTCATCTGAAGTTGCACAGGATCTGCTCCAGAAATGGGCACAGAACTACCCGGACAATATAACTTATTTCGACATGCCCTACGCCAGTGTACCTTCAGCCCGAAACCGTGGGATAGCTGAAGCCCGCGGCGAATGGCTTACCTTCTTTGACGCAGATACACTGATAAGCACAAATTATTTCCAAGAATTTTGCTATTTTCTGGAAAACTCAAATTACAAAGGACCAATTCTGTGCGGTAACTGGCTGCGTTATGATGAAGCCGGCGGCAATATAACGGGACAACATGAACGTTCGATCAACTGCCGGACTTCCGGTATCGTGGATGTGAAACAGGCTCCGGAGTGTTTTATTTCCTCGGCTGCGGCATGCCTGTTCCGAGCTTCATCTGTCCAAGATCAGGCTGTTCAATTCGGGGAACGCGTCCCAGCCTCTTTCTGCGGTGCCCACTTTGCCAATTTGCTTCTGCTTGCGGAAGGCTCTTTTTCAGTGGGAGTTGTGCAGGAAGCACACTACCTGCAAAGCTATCAGGGCATGCGAACCAGACAGGAGCAAGAGGTCTGGTCCGATCCTGCTCATTACCGCGAACAGCTAATGTTCGGCTATCTGGACCTTGTGCAACGCTACCAACGCTCAGTCGGAACTGTTCCAGACTTTGTGCAGAATCTGATCATCAGCGAAATGCGTGACTATATGTTGCGCATGCTCGGCAATACCATCCCATGTGAACTAAGTACGCAACAACTGAACGACTTTTTTGAATTAACCCGTCTGGTTCTGCGCCATGTGGAAGCCCGCCGCATACTGCTTTATGCCATCCCGAATCTTGATTTGAAAACACGCATAGCCATACTTGGAGCTTTTGCAGGAAACCGTTTTTCAGGAATGCCGTTTGTAATCAAAGAAATTTCTCCAGATGGCAAAGAGGCTTTGCTGATCCATTGGTCAACACATGAATCGAAGTACATACTGCAGCGGGGCTCGGAACCGGAACCTATTACCTGGGACAAACAGCATAGAATCACCTTTAATGACATTACGTTGTGCCATGAATACAAATGCTGGATTCCCCTGACCGACAATGTTAGCCGCATGATGAACGTAGATGGTGAAAATATCTCCGTTCTGTGTAAAGAAGCACTTCTGGAGAGCCTGGAACGCACTGAAGTGCTACAAAAATACTATACACCTACGAGTCAATGCCCCTCTAGGTTGCGAGACTTCCTTGAGATTGCTTCCAATGAACCGCCTGAACAATTTCGCAATGCATGGATACTTATGGATAGGGTCGGCAAGGCGGATGATAACGCCGAGCACCTCTGCCGCTGGATCATGCGCGAGCACCCGGATCAACTTGTATATTTTGTAATCGACCGAAAGAGCAGAGACTGGCTTAGACTCCAGAAAGACGGCCTCCCTTTACTGTCATATGGGAGCATTGAGCATCTGCAGGCCTTATCCGGAGCGCAATGGCTCATTTCTTCCCATGTTGACAAGCCGGTAACAGATCCCATGCAAACTCGTGATGATTTCGGTAAACCTTCGTACAAAGTAGCATTTCTCCAGCATGGAATCATTAAATACGACTTATCCAACTGGCTGAACGAATTCAGCATTAACTGTTTTGTTACAAGCGCTAAACTTGAATATGAATCAATGCTGGAGGGACAATATAAATTTACGCAGCGCGAACTTACTCTCTCAGGACTGCCGCGTCACGACACCCTTCTGCGCAAATCAGAATCTGGGAAAAAAGGCAAGATAATCCTAGTCTGCCCGACCTGGAGAGAACCGCTGATGCGCACAGGCATACAGGGTATGAGCACTGATGAAAAATACCTTTTTTTCAAAAAAAGTGATTTTTTCAAAGCTTGGGACAAAATTACATCCAGCCCCACTATTGCCAAGCTTGCCGGCGAACATAAATCCAGAGTTATTTTCCTTCCTCACCCGGAGACTGCGCCGTTTATCCACCTCTTTCGAATGTCTGAACGCTGCACTGCAATGTCTTGGAATGAAGTTAAATCCGTGCAGGATCTGTTAGTGGCCAGCGCTATGGTGATTACGGACTACTCTTCACTTGTATTTGATGCTGCATATATCAACAAGCCCGTAGCTTATTATCAATTCCCGGAATATCCTGATTTCAATGAAGGCCAATCCAGAGATAAAAACTACTATGATGACACAAAGCATGGATTCGGACCTGTGGTTTCTTCTGCTGAAGAGATTAAGAACTGGATAGCAGAGACACTTCACAACAACTGTATCCCGCAGGATATTTACACTAAAAGGGCAGAGGACTTTTTTACCCTGCGCGACGGTGAAAATTGCCGCCGGGTATACGAGGCCATTCTAAGCCGCACATAA
- the asnB gene encoding asparagine synthase (glutamine-hydrolyzing) encodes MCGVVGFYNFSGAPADLGVVERMAETIRHRGPDGLHAVSKGSVGLGHVRLAILDLTEAGKQPMQTADGLFSIVYNGEVYNFAEIRRELVSLGYEFQSRTDTEVVLNAYREWGRKCVSRFNGMFAFCILDNVRQDLFFARDRYGIKPLYYGVFNKTLLFASEAKAFTVHPAFSAKLDLHAFTEYLTFQNILTERTFFDGVSVFPAGCTGVCSMSGDGTVEISRYWDFDFSESDYSCSQEEAKEELDFLFCQAVRRQLVSDVELGAYLSGGIDSGSITAVAAKELPCMKSFTCGFDLNSASGIELGFDEREQAEFLSYLFKTEHYEVILKSGDLERIMPRLAWHIEEPRIGQSYPNFFASKLASHFVKVVLSGSGGDEIFAGYPWRYYRALQCDGFEDYIDQYYTFWQRLIPNNKLRPLLAPVESETRHIWTRDVFRSVFGPHTSSPQTPAESINRSLYFEAKTFLHGLLMIEDKLSMAHGLESRVPFLDNDLVDFSQKLPVHFKLQNLTKNVLLNENEHSKPRKFYRKYKDGKYLLRSAMERHVPNRISTAAKKGFSGPDASWFRGESLKYVQDFLLSREARVWEYLDYSTGTELVNEHLSGVENRRLFIWSLLSIEWWLRTYL; translated from the coding sequence ATGTGCGGGGTAGTTGGCTTTTATAATTTTTCCGGCGCTCCTGCCGATCTGGGAGTCGTTGAGCGTATGGCTGAAACTATACGTCATCGCGGGCCTGATGGTTTGCATGCTGTATCGAAAGGGTCGGTGGGCTTGGGACATGTGCGCTTGGCAATTCTTGATCTCACTGAAGCCGGTAAGCAGCCAATGCAGACAGCGGATGGCTTATTCAGTATCGTTTATAATGGAGAAGTATACAATTTTGCTGAAATTCGTAGAGAACTTGTCTCGTTGGGGTATGAATTTCAGTCCAGAACTGACACTGAAGTTGTTTTAAATGCTTACCGCGAGTGGGGAAGAAAATGCGTCTCTCGTTTTAATGGAATGTTTGCTTTCTGCATTTTGGACAATGTTCGCCAAGATCTTTTTTTTGCACGTGATCGCTACGGAATAAAACCTCTTTATTATGGTGTTTTCAACAAAACACTTCTCTTTGCTTCTGAAGCGAAGGCTTTTACTGTGCATCCTGCTTTCAGTGCTAAATTGGATCTGCATGCCTTCACAGAATATCTTACTTTCCAGAATATTTTAACTGAGCGTACTTTTTTTGACGGAGTCAGTGTTTTTCCGGCGGGATGTACCGGCGTCTGTTCGATGTCCGGGGATGGGACAGTTGAAATTTCCCGCTATTGGGATTTTGATTTTTCCGAATCAGATTATTCTTGCAGTCAGGAAGAGGCGAAAGAGGAATTGGATTTTCTGTTTTGTCAGGCTGTCCGCAGGCAGCTAGTCAGTGATGTTGAGCTGGGAGCTTATCTCTCCGGTGGGATTGATTCAGGCTCAATAACAGCTGTCGCTGCAAAAGAATTACCCTGTATGAAGTCTTTTACATGCGGTTTTGATTTGAATTCGGCCTCAGGTATTGAACTCGGATTTGATGAAAGAGAGCAAGCTGAATTCCTGTCTTATCTTTTTAAAACTGAGCATTATGAAGTTATTTTGAAGTCTGGAGATCTGGAACGTATAATGCCCAGACTGGCTTGGCACATTGAAGAGCCGCGTATCGGGCAGAGTTATCCTAATTTTTTTGCGTCAAAACTGGCTTCGCATTTTGTTAAGGTTGTTTTGTCAGGCTCCGGGGGAGACGAGATCTTTGCAGGTTATCCGTGGCGCTATTATCGTGCTTTGCAGTGTGACGGTTTTGAAGATTATATTGATCAATATTACACCTTTTGGCAGCGACTTATCCCAAATAACAAACTGCGCCCCTTGCTGGCTCCGGTAGAGAGTGAAACCCGTCATATCTGGACCCGGGATGTATTTCGGAGTGTCTTTGGCCCTCACACCTCAAGTCCCCAGACTCCTGCGGAAAGTATTAACCGCTCTTTGTATTTTGAGGCTAAAACATTTTTACACGGGCTTCTGATGATCGAGGATAAGCTTTCTATGGCTCATGGGTTGGAGTCCAGAGTGCCGTTTCTTGATAATGACCTTGTTGATTTTTCACAAAAGCTCCCTGTTCATTTTAAACTACAGAATTTGACTAAAAACGTTTTGCTTAATGAGAATGAACACTCTAAACCCAGAAAGTTTTACCGTAAATATAAAGATGGGAAATATCTGTTGCGTAGTGCCATGGAGCGCCATGTGCCTAATAGGATTTCTACGGCAGCTAAAAAAGGTTTCTCCGGTCCGGATGCTTCATGGTTTCGCGGTGAGAGCCTAAAATATGTGCAGGATTTCCTGCTTTCCCGTGAAGCTCGTGTTTGGGAGTATCTAGATTATAGTACTGGCACGGAATTGGTAAACGAACATCTGTCCGGGGTTGAAAACAGGCGGCTGTTTATTTGGTCTCTTCTCAGTATTGAGTGGTGGCTGCGTACTTATTTATAA